A genomic region of Azospirillum sp. TSH58 contains the following coding sequences:
- a CDS encoding ABC transporter substrate-binding protein produces the protein MTTSHTPSAPSLPRARGARALIAAGLLALLGGASQADAQTATPQRGGTLTAVVQPEPVALSAAINFALPNSVLAGNIFDGLVDYDLDLNPKPSLAERWEVAPDGLSITFFLRKGVTWHDGHPFTAADVKWTLENVWKTIHPRNQAIFGRVTQVDTPDDHTVILRLSEPSLAILSAVNANGAQVLPRHLYEGTDIVNNPHNLKPVGTGAFVFKEWVRGDHIILERNPNYWDAGKPYLDRIVFKVIPDATARAAALEKGDVQYAVFSPVPLRDAERLGKLPNLKIETRGYEWLSPWMFLDLNLDNAYLKDLRVRRAIAHAIDRKAIATIVWYGFAKPAISPVPSTLAAFHDATVPQYDFDPKKAEALLDDAGFKRGADGVRFALHEDFLPYGDDYKRTGEYIKQALKRVGIEVTIRSQDTAAYLKRIYGDRDFDINGVWLAAFSDPQVGVTRAYASEWIGKGTPWTNGSGYRNPALDALIARAKVQADQQDRIATFKEFQQIVQTDLPSIPLAELRFFTVHAASLKDVVTTADQVYGSLKNAWFDKSPTN, from the coding sequence ATGACGACCTCTCACACCCCCTCCGCCCCCTCGCTTCCCCGTGCGCGGGGCGCCCGCGCGCTGATCGCCGCCGGTCTGCTGGCGCTGCTGGGCGGCGCGTCACAGGCCGACGCTCAGACCGCCACCCCGCAACGCGGCGGCACGCTGACCGCCGTTGTTCAGCCGGAACCGGTGGCCTTGTCCGCCGCCATCAACTTCGCGCTGCCCAACAGCGTGCTCGCCGGCAACATCTTCGACGGTCTGGTCGATTACGACCTCGACCTGAACCCGAAGCCGTCGCTGGCCGAACGCTGGGAGGTGGCGCCGGATGGCCTGTCGATCACCTTCTTCCTGCGCAAGGGCGTGACGTGGCACGACGGCCATCCCTTCACCGCCGCCGACGTGAAGTGGACGCTGGAGAATGTCTGGAAGACCATCCACCCGCGCAATCAGGCCATCTTCGGCCGCGTCACCCAGGTGGACACGCCGGACGACCACACGGTGATCCTGCGCCTCAGCGAACCCTCGCTCGCCATCCTCAGCGCGGTCAACGCCAACGGCGCCCAGGTGCTGCCCCGGCATCTCTACGAAGGCACCGACATCGTCAACAACCCGCACAACCTGAAACCCGTCGGCACCGGCGCCTTCGTCTTCAAGGAATGGGTCCGGGGCGACCACATCATCCTGGAGCGCAACCCGAATTACTGGGACGCCGGGAAACCCTATCTGGACCGCATCGTCTTCAAGGTCATCCCGGACGCCACCGCCCGCGCCGCCGCCCTGGAGAAGGGCGACGTCCAGTACGCCGTCTTCAGCCCGGTTCCCCTCCGGGACGCCGAACGGCTCGGCAAGCTGCCCAATCTGAAGATCGAGACGCGCGGCTACGAATGGCTGTCGCCCTGGATGTTCCTCGACCTGAACCTGGACAACGCGTATCTCAAGGACCTGCGGGTGCGCCGGGCCATCGCCCACGCCATCGACCGCAAGGCGATCGCCACCATCGTCTGGTACGGCTTCGCCAAGCCCGCCATCAGTCCGGTGCCCTCGACCCTGGCCGCCTTCCACGACGCCACCGTCCCGCAGTACGACTTCGACCCGAAGAAGGCCGAGGCCCTGCTCGACGACGCCGGCTTCAAGCGCGGCGCCGACGGCGTGCGCTTTGCGCTGCATGAGGATTTCCTGCCCTACGGCGACGATTACAAGCGCACCGGCGAATACATCAAGCAGGCGCTGAAGCGCGTCGGCATCGAGGTGACCATCCGCAGCCAGGACACCGCCGCCTATCTGAAGCGCATCTACGGCGACCGCGATTTCGACATCAACGGCGTCTGGCTGGCCGCCTTCTCCGACCCCCAGGTCGGCGTGACGCGCGCCTACGCGTCGGAATGGATCGGCAAGGGCACGCCCTGGACCAACGGCAGCGGCTACCGCAACCCGGCGCTGGACGCGCTGATCGCGCGGGCGAAGGTGCAGGCCGACCAGCAGGACCGCATCGCCACCTTCAAGGAGTTCCAGCAGATCGTGCAGACCGACCTGCCGTCGATCCCTCTGGCCGAGCTGCGCTTCTTCACGGTCCACGCCGCCAGCCTGAAGGACGTGGTGACCACCGCCGACCAGGTCTACGGCTCTCTGAAGAACGCCTGGTTCGACAAGAGCCCGACGAACTGA
- a CDS encoding molybdopterin-dependent oxidoreductase has protein sequence MLTATHWGVYRPRVERGRLTALDPAPWDTDPSPIGRSMVEGITASSRIRRPAVRAGWLRASPDSRPDSREGRGREPFVEVPWDEALDLVAGELERVRRIHGNTAIYGGSYGWGSAGRFHHAQSHIHRFMNTVGGCVTHRDSYSLGAARVLLPHILGTIDDLLPAQTAWSSLERHGELFVAFGGLPAKNAQVGSGGASDHILRPALRRLRAAGVRFVNVSPVRQDLEDVPEAEWLAIRPGTDAALMLALSHTLVTEGLHDPDFLDRCTVGFEPFRRYLLGEADGQPKDAGWAAAITGLPAGSIRDLARRMAWHRTTVNVAWSLQRAVHGEQPFWAAVALAALLGQIGTPGGGLGVGYGTLNGHGSDRRVFSGPRLPQGTNPVSAFIPVARIADLLLNPGGGCAYDGRWVDYPDIRLVYWAGGNAFHHHQDLNRLIRAWRRPETVVVQDPFWTAQAKFADIVLPATTPLERDDIGGSAGDRFLIAMKRAVPPVGEARDDYAIFSALAERLGVEDAYTDKRSVEDWLRHLYEESRGRAERAGVELPPFDRFWEDGLFEIPPAPEKVFLKAFRADPERSPLSTPSGRIEIASATIAGFGIPDCPGHPVWLDPPADLRPSAAHPLHLLSNQPRTRLHSQYDHGTVSRASKIAGREPILINPRDAAARGIADGDVVRVFNGRGAFLAGAVLSWGIRAGVVQIATGAWYDPLDPGRDGSADKHGNPNLVTPDVGASGLSQGCAAQSAAVEVERWHGAVPPVTAFDPPRFAARDGTDQSGERA, from the coding sequence ATGCTCACCGCCACCCATTGGGGCGTCTACCGGCCGCGCGTCGAGCGCGGCCGGCTCACCGCGCTCGACCCCGCGCCATGGGACACCGATCCGTCGCCGATCGGCCGCTCCATGGTGGAGGGAATCACCGCCTCCAGCCGCATCCGCCGCCCGGCGGTGCGCGCCGGCTGGCTGCGCGCCAGCCCGGATTCACGCCCGGATTCACGAGAGGGGCGCGGACGGGAACCCTTCGTCGAGGTGCCGTGGGACGAGGCGCTCGACCTCGTGGCCGGGGAGTTGGAGCGGGTCCGCCGCATCCACGGCAACACGGCGATCTACGGCGGCTCCTACGGCTGGGGCAGCGCCGGCCGGTTCCACCACGCGCAGAGCCATATCCACCGCTTCATGAACACGGTGGGGGGCTGCGTCACCCACCGCGACAGCTATTCCCTGGGGGCGGCGCGCGTGCTGCTGCCGCACATCCTGGGCACCATCGACGACCTGCTGCCCGCCCAGACGGCCTGGAGCAGCCTGGAACGGCACGGCGAGCTGTTCGTCGCCTTCGGCGGCCTGCCGGCGAAGAACGCGCAGGTCGGCTCCGGAGGGGCGAGCGACCACATCCTGCGGCCGGCGCTGCGCCGCCTGCGCGCCGCGGGGGTGCGCTTCGTCAACGTCAGCCCGGTCCGCCAGGATCTGGAGGACGTGCCGGAGGCGGAATGGCTGGCCATCCGGCCGGGCACCGACGCGGCGCTGATGCTGGCGCTGAGCCACACGCTGGTGACGGAGGGGCTGCACGACCCGGACTTCCTCGACCGCTGCACGGTGGGCTTCGAGCCCTTCCGCCGCTACCTGCTGGGGGAAGCGGACGGCCAGCCGAAGGACGCCGGATGGGCCGCGGCGATCACCGGCCTTCCGGCCGGGTCCATCCGGGATCTGGCGCGCCGCATGGCGTGGCACCGCACGACGGTGAACGTCGCCTGGTCGCTGCAGCGGGCCGTCCATGGCGAGCAGCCTTTCTGGGCGGCGGTGGCGCTGGCGGCCCTGCTCGGCCAGATCGGCACGCCGGGCGGCGGGCTCGGCGTCGGCTACGGCACCCTGAACGGCCACGGATCGGACCGGCGCGTCTTTTCCGGGCCGCGGCTGCCGCAGGGAACGAATCCGGTGTCCGCCTTCATCCCGGTGGCGCGCATCGCCGACCTGCTGCTGAATCCCGGCGGCGGCTGCGCCTACGACGGGCGGTGGGTGGACTATCCCGACATCCGGCTGGTCTATTGGGCGGGCGGCAACGCCTTCCACCACCACCAGGACCTCAACCGCCTGATCCGGGCGTGGCGCCGCCCCGAGACGGTCGTGGTGCAGGACCCTTTCTGGACCGCCCAGGCGAAGTTCGCCGACATCGTGCTTCCCGCCACCACACCGCTGGAGCGGGACGACATCGGCGGCTCGGCGGGCGACCGCTTCCTGATCGCCATGAAGCGCGCGGTTCCGCCGGTCGGCGAGGCGCGCGACGATTACGCCATCTTCTCCGCCCTGGCCGAACGGCTGGGTGTGGAGGACGCCTACACGGACAAGCGCAGCGTGGAGGACTGGCTGCGCCACCTCTACGAGGAGTCCCGCGGGCGCGCCGAACGGGCCGGGGTGGAACTGCCGCCCTTCGACCGTTTCTGGGAGGACGGGCTGTTCGAAATCCCGCCCGCACCGGAGAAGGTGTTCCTGAAGGCCTTCCGCGCGGACCCGGAGCGCTCTCCGCTGTCCACCCCGTCGGGACGGATCGAGATCGCCAGCGCCACCATCGCGGGGTTCGGGATTCCCGACTGCCCCGGCCACCCGGTCTGGCTGGACCCGCCGGCCGACCTGCGCCCGTCGGCGGCGCATCCCCTGCATCTGCTGTCGAACCAGCCGCGGACCCGGCTGCACAGCCAGTACGACCACGGAACGGTCAGCCGGGCCTCGAAGATCGCCGGGCGGGAGCCGATCCTCATCAACCCGCGGGACGCCGCCGCCCGCGGCATCGCCGACGGCGACGTGGTGCGGGTGTTCAACGGGCGGGGCGCCTTCCTGGCGGGCGCCGTCCTCAGCTGGGGCATCCGGGCCGGGGTGGTTCAGATCGCCACCGGCGCCTGGTACGACCCGCTCGACCCCGGCCGCGACGGCAGCGCGGACAAGCACGGGAATCCCAATCTGGTGACGCCGGACGTCGGTGCCTCCGGCCTCTCCCAGGGCTGCGCGGCGCAGAGCGCCGCCGTGGAGGTCGAGCGCTGGCACGGCGCGGTCCCGCCCGTCACCGCCTTCGATCCTCCGCGCTTCGCGGCGCGGGACGGAACGGATCAATCCGGAGAGCGCGCATGA